The sequence GGCTTGCCTTTGGGCGTTGGTTTCGAGACGGAGTTTGGAGGCTGTCCCGGAGTAGTGTGGATTGTACTGCTCTTGTAGAAATCAGCCCGCTGCTGCGAATCCTTCAGGACCTTGATCTGCTGCATCTTGTTTGGCTTTTTAGCATATTCAATCGTTTCGCCGATCTTGAGGTTGAAACCTCCTGGCATGACACGCTGCATCTGGGTAAACAATTCCGTCTTGAATATGCAGTTCATGAGCGGATCAGGCTCTTGCGGGGATCCGATTCCCAGCGAGAACCAGTCATCCTGGGCTGTAGAGACTCCGAGGAACTTGATGGATCCAAGGGGCAAGGCCTTCTCTACCTGGATCTGCGGCTGGCCCTGGATGAGTAGCTGGGCAATGATGTAAAATTTGGAGTTTGTCACGATAATGATACGAGGACTCGGTTTACTGGATCGGCCAAACTTGGATTCGAGAATCTCAGCACGGCATGAGAACACAACACGCTCGTTGGAGCCAATGTTGGCTGCTTGCCGCAGAGGAGCCCCAGGTCCATTCATGGCGCTGATTCCGAGGTAATCACCAAGGTATCTTCGAGAGCCGAGAAGACTCATTCGTCGTCTCTCCTTTCGTCCTCCAAGAACCTTGTGGCCCTGGTCGCGGAGCTGCAGATATTCCGCACCAGTGCGCTTCTTTCGCCAGAAACGCTGTATTCTCGTTGCGGATTCGGCTCTGTACGCGAGATAGGCTCGCCACATACGTTGAATACGAGTTGCCATGTTGTGCCAGTATCGATCTCTCATATGCTCCAGCGCAAACAAAGTCTCCGGAGACTTGATAAAGGCTTTTGTAACACCCATCTGCCACTCTTCCTTGGGAATACTTGTGTCCTTGAGAATCTGCTTCACAGCATCTTCGTATGATCCCTGCCACGTGTATTCACCAGCGTATGAGGTAGCAGGCGATAGTAGGAAAAAGCGATCGACAAATTTATCAAAGTCCTGTCGATAAGCAAATCCAGCTCTTCGAATGCGAACGTTCTCCTGCAGACCAAGATACTTGATCTGATGCAGAACGTTGGGTCCGTTATACTCAGAAGGCGACTTGTTCTCGTTGGGCTTAATGGTTCGGATGTATGAGGGTTGGCACTTCATGAGCGTATCTACCAAAAGGTTGGCTGACGCTCGAATCGTGTCTCCTGCGGTGGGAGGCTGCTTTCGGTTATCTTGATCGACCTGGTGAGGGAATAATGTGTGGATGAATGCGTTTCCACTGCCCTGCAGCAGATTCAGTAAGCCCTTCAACAGCTGATCCTTGTTCTTGTCTGTGATGCCGTCGACGGTGTAACCGACATCACCAGCGTAAtgcttgatgatgaagctgcctTGGCGGGGAATCAAGTGAGCATGCGACATGCCGTTGATACTCTGCATAAAGGTTCGGTCGCAAGCAGCGGGGTCTGCGTGGGCCGTCTTGGTTGCATCTTTCATGGCAGAAAAGATTCCAGGCGGGCGAATCTGCTCGATGAGGTCGCACACAACCTTGTTGTCGAAATATTTGATTGGCGTCCACTGAATCTTCTCTCGTGCGTACTCTTCCTGTTCGGCTTTCAAAGTGAGCTGGATGAAGATCTGCTGGAGCTTTTCATTGACATAGTTGATGCACAGCTGCTCAAAACTGTTGTTCTCAAAAATCTCAAAGCCATAGATGTCAAGAATTCCGATGGTATTAGATGTCTGCTGTCTGGACTTGAGAGAGACATTGACGCGATCTCTGATCCAGTCGAATAGTTTGCTATAGATAGCCTTGGCCAATGCATCTCGGGTAGCCATTGCCTGGGCCGGATTTGCGGGTGACTCAATGACCTCTCCGTTGCGGGGCGTCAGAATTCGAATGGTGATGCCTTTGACGACTTCCTCGGGTGTGCATTGCAGCAGATATGCCACAAAGTCTACCACAGATTTGTCAACTACCTCAGCGTATCCGCCCTGGTCTTCCTGGAACCGAATGTTACCGATCCATAAAATGGCGGCCAGCATGCGGAAGATCTCATCTTGTTCTGCTTGGCTCAGACCAATGATCTTCATGGCGTTGAGCGTATCCTGGAACTCTGCAACATCGTCTATGCCGTCAACGTCGAAACATTTGGAGCGGCTTGTGTAGAGGTAGGTCTCGGGCTTCTGAATGCCAAACTGTTCTCGGTACTGGGCAGGGGCTGCTTTTGTAAATTGGTAGAAAATGTGAAAGTTACGCTCATTCGTAATCTGACCAACGACTCTAGTGGCT comes from Trichoderma asperellum chromosome 3, complete sequence and encodes:
- the MYO1 gene encoding class II myosin (BUSCO:EOG092D07JG) codes for the protein MGISRRPKDKAARGAQAAGGASEKPRKATYEVTKKKEIGVSDLTLLSKVSNEAINDNLKKRFEGAEIYTYIGHVLVSVNPFRDLGIYTDQVLDSYRGKNRLEMPPHVFAIAESAYYNMKAYNDNQCVIISGESGAGKTEAAKRIMQYIASVSGEQSGDIKKIKEMVLATNPLLESFGNAKTLRNNNSSRFGKYLQLHFNAQGEPCGADITNYLLEATRVVGQITNERNFHIFYQFTKAAPAQYREQFGIQKPETYLYTSRSKCFDVDGIDDVAEFQDTLNAMKIIGLSQAEQDEIFRMLAAILWIGNIRFQEDQGGYAEVVDKSVVDFVAYLLQCTPEEVVKGITIRILTPRNGEVIESPANPAQAMATRDALAKAIYSKLFDWIRDRVNVSLKSRQQTSNTIGILDIYGFEIFENNSFEQLCINYVNEKLQQIFIQLTLKAEQEEYAREKIQWTPIKYFDNKVVCDLIEQIRPPGIFSAMKDATKTAHADPAACDRTFMQSINGMSHAHLIPRQGSFIIKHYAGDVGYTVDGITDKNKDQLLKGLLNLLQGSGNAFIHTLFPHQVDQDNRKQPPTAGDTIRASANLLVDTLMKCQPSYIRTIKPNENKSPSEYNGPNVLHQIKYLGLQENVRIRRAGFAYRQDFDKFVDRFFLLSPATSYAGEYTWQGSYEDAVKQILKDTSIPKEEWQMGVTKAFIKSPETLFALEHMRDRYWHNMATRIQRMWRAYLAYRAESATRIQRFWRKKRTGAEYLQLRDQGHKVLGGRKERRRMSLLGSRRYLGDYLGISAMNGPGAPLRQAANIGSNERVVFSCRAEILESKFGRSSKPSPRIIIVTNSKFYIIAQLLIQGQPQIQVEKALPLGSIKFLGVSTAQDDWFSLGIGSPQEPDPLMNCIFKTELFTQMQRVMPGGFNLKIGETIEYAKKPNKMQQIKVLKDSQQRADFYKSSTIHTTPGQPPNSVSKPTPKGKPVAARPITRGKLIKPGGPGGRPSRLTGNRNTQPRPTGTGARAVPPPPAALGLGSAVSSASSSATPSASTSTLSSSTHQTIPIVGNTNKPVKQVAVGRVAPPPPPAPPAAKPKIMAKVLYDFAGTKENELSIKAGELLEIIQKENNGWWLAKNAQGQAWVPAAYVEEQAPAAPRLPPAPPSAKAKPVPPTKRPAAGGRKPADLAQRDSGMSLNGTGGDSGRSTPTPSLGGSLADALLARKNALNQKRDDETDDW